One genomic region from Actinomycetota bacterium encodes:
- a CDS encoding nickel-dependent hydrogenase large subunit — MCFKNLPIEFDATGKAHLREGLAEPYAVTGGQRKGYVRRRSGPGAQLAAPPRLREWSIDPMTRVAGALAIHTVLDLENRKAVECHSRAMLFRGYEIILQGRDPRDAIDISSRACGVCGGVHASVSALGLEQTFGICAPPLGVEVRNLGECAEMFYDRPLHLGLLAGPDYSTAIVSVTNPELVTRAEKTLAPNADIHGYTTIKDIMDAMNPLTGKIYLEALEWTRVGRIMCMLMYGKFPHPSTLVPGGVSTTITTSSFNEYYSQLGKIIDFAKVIPRIWDDICDFFLEANPEYEQVGARSVNIAQTGIYDNSKVYDATYANLDTWGNSRWSTPSMIIDGKLVTTNLTDINMGYEEFVEHSFYEDWTKTGPQKFKTDPLGNPLSPYHPWNKTTIPKPTATNFRERYTWDTAPRWDRKSIETGSYGQLWATALAQKVPENPFYEATGDGVKMLLPRHALPETELFWSVPRTLNALERNRGRAYVVAMTSAIAMNCLLKAFEYWRAGETRVHTPFKIPKDHRIGVGFWEAARGFLVHHIEMDKGKLVNYQITTPSTLNASPTDAFGQLGPYEECVVGTPLLESVPEDQIKGIDVLRAVRSLNPCMPCTTHMDTGKGVIVREVNSCGCTFE; from the coding sequence ATGTGCTTCAAGAACCTTCCCATCGAGTTCGATGCCACTGGCAAGGCTCACCTGCGTGAAGGCCTGGCCGAGCCATACGCCGTGACGGGCGGGCAGCGCAAGGGGTACGTGCGCCGGCGTTCGGGCCCCGGCGCCCAGTTGGCGGCCCCGCCCCGGCTGCGTGAGTGGTCGATCGACCCCATGACCCGGGTGGCCGGCGCCCTCGCCATCCACACCGTGCTCGACCTCGAGAACCGCAAGGCCGTGGAGTGCCACTCCCGGGCCATGCTCTTCCGGGGCTACGAGATCATCCTGCAGGGCCGTGACCCCCGCGACGCCATCGACATCTCGTCACGGGCGTGCGGGGTGTGCGGTGGCGTGCACGCCTCGGTCTCGGCTCTCGGCCTGGAGCAGACCTTCGGCATCTGTGCCCCGCCGCTGGGCGTCGAGGTCCGCAACCTGGGCGAGTGCGCGGAGATGTTCTACGACCGGCCCCTCCACCTGGGCCTGCTGGCCGGGCCGGACTACTCCACCGCCATCGTGTCGGTGACCAACCCCGAGCTGGTCACCCGGGCCGAGAAGACCCTGGCCCCCAACGCCGACATCCACGGCTACACGACCATCAAAGACATCATGGACGCCATGAACCCCCTGACCGGCAAGATCTACCTCGAGGCCCTCGAGTGGACCCGGGTGGGGCGCATCATGTGCATGCTCATGTACGGCAAGTTCCCCCACCCCTCGACGCTGGTCCCCGGTGGGGTGTCCACCACCATCACCACGTCGAGCTTCAACGAGTACTACAGCCAGCTGGGCAAGATCATCGACTTCGCCAAGGTCATCCCCCGCATCTGGGACGACATCTGCGACTTCTTCCTGGAGGCCAACCCCGAGTACGAGCAGGTCGGCGCCCGCTCGGTCAACATCGCCCAGACCGGCATCTACGACAACTCCAAGGTCTACGACGCCACCTACGCCAACCTCGACACCTGGGGCAACTCCCGGTGGTCGACGCCCTCGATGATCATCGACGGCAAGCTGGTCACCACCAACCTGACCGACATCAACATGGGCTACGAGGAGTTCGTCGAGCACTCGTTCTACGAGGACTGGACCAAGACCGGGCCCCAGAAGTTCAAGACCGACCCCCTGGGTAACCCCCTGTCGCCTTACCACCCGTGGAACAAGACCACCATCCCCAAGCCCACGGCCACCAACTTCCGGGAGCGCTACACGTGGGACACGGCCCCCCGCTGGGACCGCAAGTCGATCGAGACAGGGTCCTACGGCCAGCTGTGGGCCACTGCCCTTGCCCAGAAGGTGCCCGAGAACCCCTTCTACGAAGCGACCGGCGACGGGGTGAAGATGCTGCTCCCCCGCCACGCCCTGCCCGAGACCGAGCTGTTCTGGTCGGTGCCCCGCACCCTCAACGCCCTCGAGCGCAACCGGGGACGGGCCTACGTGGTGGCCATGACCTCGGCCATCGCCATGAACTGCCTGTTGAAGGCGTTCGAGTACTGGCGGGCCGGTGAGACCAGGGTGCACACCCCGTTCAAGATCCCCAAGGACCACCGCATCGGGGTCGGTTTCTGGGAGGCGGCCCGGGGCTTTCTCGTCCACCACATCGAGATGGACAAGGGCAAGCTGGTCAACTACCAGATCACCACCCCGTCCACCCTCAACGCCTCGCCCACCGACGCCTTCGGCCAGCTCGGCCCCTACGAGGAGTGCGTGGTGGGCACGCCCCTGCTGGAGTCGGTCCCCGAGGACCAGATCAAGGGGATCGACGTGCTCCGGGCCGTGCGCAGCCTCAACCCGTGCATGCCCTGCACGACCCACATGGACACCGGCAAGGGCGTGATCGTGCGGGAGGTCAACTCCTGCGGCTGCACGTTCGAGTAG
- a CDS encoding cupin domain-containing protein: MLNDGERLTSGVEDLDLLLDGLILGDNVVWVGDDEDVVRRLEDALLAESVRRGQPCFYVASGLVNDALKRRLGPGVVVLDAGGGGPYGDPGVLATAVIEGSRGSPPGCVVVDNLGSFARRWGPDRAVAFFSRVCPRLFDIGALAYWWAPKRELTRSSLERITQVTQCVLEVSGDHLRVIKAEGRPPGAQGSLQRLRVVDGAVTLEDEMGLGRLGRGLERLRRERNLTQSDLARFGRVSPSAISQAEAGKRGLSLDTLLLLSDRLGVSLDELLSASAEPDYVLARRPRASGSVQKALLDDPKAGLRAYLVRLGPWESAAPEIRHKGEELVLVASGLVQVSIGSDTPVMRAGDAALATRTAVSGWRNLTNDPALLFWVLRDG; encoded by the coding sequence ATGCTTAACGACGGTGAGCGCCTGACGAGCGGGGTGGAGGACCTCGACCTGCTGCTCGACGGGCTCATCCTGGGCGACAACGTGGTCTGGGTGGGCGACGACGAAGACGTCGTCCGCCGGCTGGAGGACGCCCTGCTGGCCGAGTCGGTGCGGCGGGGCCAGCCGTGCTTCTACGTGGCGTCGGGGCTGGTCAACGATGCCCTCAAGCGCCGGCTGGGCCCGGGGGTGGTGGTGCTCGATGCCGGCGGGGGCGGTCCCTACGGCGACCCCGGGGTGCTGGCCACGGCCGTCATCGAGGGTTCCCGGGGTTCGCCGCCCGGGTGCGTGGTCGTCGACAACCTGGGGTCGTTCGCCCGGCGCTGGGGCCCCGACCGGGCAGTGGCCTTCTTCAGCCGGGTGTGCCCCCGCTTGTTCGACATCGGGGCACTGGCCTACTGGTGGGCCCCCAAGCGGGAGCTGACCCGATCGTCGCTCGAACGCATCACCCAGGTGACCCAGTGCGTGCTCGAGGTGTCCGGAGATCACCTGCGGGTCATCAAGGCCGAGGGCCGCCCGCCCGGCGCCCAGGGCAGCCTCCAGCGGCTGCGGGTGGTCGACGGGGCCGTCACCCTGGAGGACGAGATGGGCCTCGGGCGCCTGGGCCGGGGCCTCGAACGGTTACGCCGCGAGCGCAACCTGACCCAGAGCGACCTGGCCCGCTTCGGCCGGGTCAGCCCCAGCGCCATCAGCCAGGCCGAGGCCGGCAAGCGGGGCCTGTCCCTCGACACCCTGCTGCTGCTGTCCGACCGCCTGGGGGTCAGCCTCGACGAGCTGCTGTCGGCCTCGGCCGAGCCCGACTACGTGCTGGCCCGCCGCCCCCGGGCCTCGGGCAGCGTCCAGAAGGCCCTGCTCGACGACCCCAAGGCGGGCTTGCGGGCCTACCTCGTGCGCCTGGGCCCGTGGGAATCGGCTGCCCCCGAGATCCGCCACAAGGGCGAGGAACTGGTGCTCGTGGCCTCGGGCCTGGTGCAGGTCTCGATCGGTTCTGACACGCCCGTCATGCGGGCGGGCGACGCCGCCCTGGCCACCCGCACGGCCGTCTCGGGCTGGCGCAACCTCACCAACGACCCCGCCCTGCTCTTCTGGGTCCTGCGCGACGGCTGA